The Paludisphaera rhizosphaerae DNA window CTCCACCATGCCGGGGTTGATGGAGTTGACCCGGATCTTCTTCGGGCCCAGCTCCTTGGCCAGCGACCGCGTTACGGCGTCGACGGCCGCCTTGGTCGCGCTGTAGACCGAGGCCGCCGGCATTGCGGCCTTCGCCGCCACGGAGCTGATGTTGATCACGCTTCCTCCTTCGTCGCCGAACAGCCGCGCGGCCTCCTTGGTGGCCAGGATCAGCCCCAGGACGTTCAGGTCGAACTGTTTGCGGAAGTGCTCCAGCGTGATCTCCTCCAGCGGAGCGAACTCGTAGACCCCGGCGTTGTTCACCAGGACGTCGAGCCGGCCATAAGCCTTCTTCGCGGCGGCAAATAGCTTCGCGACCTGCTCGGGCTCGGAGAGGTCCGCTTGCACGGCCGTCGCCTTCCCCCCCTTCGCCTCAATGTCGGCGACGACCTTGTCCGCCCCCGCCTTGCTGGAGGCGTAATTCACCACCACCGCGGCCCCCGCCGCCGCCAACTCCCGGGCGATCTCCGCG harbors:
- a CDS encoding SDR family NAD(P)-dependent oxidoreductase, with the translated sequence MGKLDGKVAVVTGASKGIGAEIARELAAAGAAVVVNYASSKAGADKVVADIEAKGGKATAVQADLSEPEQVAKLFAAAKKAYGRLDVLVNNAGVYEFAPLEEITLEHFRKQFDLNVLGLILATKEAARLFGDEGGSVINISSVAAKAAMPAASVYSATKAAVDAVTRSLAKELGPKKIRVNSINPGMVETEGVHAAGISESDFRKQYEAQTALGRIGQPSDIAPAAVFLASTDSGWITGETFYISGGFS